A genomic window from Astatotilapia calliptera chromosome 12, fAstCal1.2, whole genome shotgun sequence includes:
- the wdr31 gene encoding WD repeat-containing protein 31: MGKLQSKFRKRSELYRASQAEKTDNTFDSQVVQYEPAHHGSINTVTTLSPDLCVSGGSDQAVVVYDWKQGRMCQSFQGHNREVTKVICYPGSTWIFSASRDKTVLMWDLNQGDEPIQEFCGHELVVNGLAISPDGRKLCTGSRDNWMCLWDIESAKCEQRHNISRNLVTHVCWVPASSSIVQTSEDKTIRVWDSRVWQVTNTFPAKQYIQTHCDVSPNGNYLVSSSNGFGGQGCEATLWDLRQPGCKVVEYRGHLQTTACSVFLPMHPGGTARVGTSSHDSSVKIWDQHTAVCLGTLSLEGAGPLVSLAPSDSSNLLCASFNNGVHHIQVDQGPQQAQSSGAGGAGGLDVKVVARF; encoded by the exons ATGGGCAAACTACAGAGCAAGTTCCGCAAGAGGTCTGAGCTCTACAG ggcATCTCAGGCAGAGAAGACAGATAATACCTTTGACAGTCAGGTGGTGCAGTATGAGCCTGCACATCATGGGTCCATTAACACAGTGACCACTCTCAGTCCAGACCTGTGTGTTTCTGGCGGGAGTGACCAG GCTGTGGTGGTGTATGACTGGAAACAAGGCCGGATGTGTCAGTCTTTCCAGGGCCACAACCGAGAGGTTACCAAG GTGATTTGTTATCCAGGTAGTACATGGATCTTTAGTGCCTCACGGGACAAAACTGTACTGATGTGGGACCTCAACCAGGGAGACGAACCTATTCAGGAATTCTGTGGGCATGAGTTGGTGGTCAATGGACTAGCTATCAGTCCTG ATGGAAGAAAGCTGTGCACTGGCTCTCGTGACAACTGGATGTGCCTGTGGGATATAGAATCTGCAAAATGTGAACAGAGACACAACATATCTAGAAACCTG GTGACTCATGTATGCTGGGTTCCAGCCAGCTCCTCTATTGTCCAGACCTCCGAGGATAAGACTATAAG GGTGTGGGACAGCCGTGTATGGCAGGTGACCAATACTTTTCCAGCTAAGCAGTACATCCAGACCCACTGTGATGTCTCTCCAAATGGAAACTACTTGGTGTCCAGTAGCAATGGCTTTGGAGGACAGGGGTGTGAAGCCACA CTCTGGGACCTGCGTCAGCCTGGCTGCAAAGTTGTGGAGTACAGAGGCCACCTCCAAACCACAGCCTGCAGTGTGTTTCTCCCCATGCATCCTGGTGGCACAGCTCGAGTGGGAACATCCTCCCATGACAGCTCTGTCAAAATCTGGGATCAACATACAGCAG TTTGTTTAGGGACGCTGTCTCTGGAAGGTGCCGGTCCACTGGTTTCGTTGGCACCGAGTGATTCCAGCAATCTGTTGTGTGCCAGCTTTAACAATGGCGTTCATCATATCCAGGTGGACCAGGGACCACAGCAGGCTCAGAGTTCTGGTGCAGGTGGTGCAGGGGGTCTGGATGTTAAAGTTGTGGCACGATTTTGA